AGTGCTTTGAGAGCAAAGAGTTCTACAGGTGTCGAACTAAGTTCTATGGCTCAGGAACTCTTAAATGTTTGCGAATTGCCAGTAGCAAGACCAAATTTGTATATGGTAGATACTTGTGGAACAGGGGGTGATGGAGCTAATACATTCAATATTTCAACTGCAGTTGCATTTGTAGCTGCATCTTGTGGGGTAAAAATTGCAAAACACGGAAATAAAAGTGCTAGTGGCAAAGTTGGCTCTGCTGATGTTTTGTTGAATCTTGGTTTGAATTTAAATTGTTCATTAGAAAAAGTAATCAAAGCAGTAAGTGAAATTGGGATAACTTTTTTGTTCGCACCTGTTTGGCATAAATCTTTAATAAAACTTGCTCCATTAAGAAAGACTCTTGGCATAAGGACAGTATTTAATCAACTTGGACCATTGGTAAATCCTTTAAGACCCAATGCACAAGTTTTGGGTGTTGCCTCTGAGGATCTTTTAAAACCTATGGGGACAGCTCTTTTGAAAATGGGTATGAATAGAGCAATAGTCGTTCATGGGTCTGGTGGACTTGATGAAGCTTCGCTTCAAGGAGAAAATAAATTAGTATTTGTTGAGAATGGTGATTTACGGTTTTCAGAAATAAATATTTCTGACTTTAACCATGAGAATATATCTAACGAAAAGCTTGTGGTTTCTCATCCTGATTCTAACGAGGAAATATTACAGTCTGTCTTAAATGGTTCAGGACAAAAATCTCACATTGATGTAGTTGCCTTGAACTCTGCTTTAGTGCTTTGGGCCGCAGGCATTGAGGATGATTTAAATGAAG
This is a stretch of genomic DNA from Prochlorococcus marinus XMU1412. It encodes these proteins:
- the trpD gene encoding anthranilate phosphoribosyltransferase produces the protein MSYNLSNAEILNNLLEGRDLDELTSRSLMQRWLNDEISDVETGAFLSALRAKSSTGVELSSMAQELLNVCELPVARPNLYMVDTCGTGGDGANTFNISTAVAFVAASCGVKIAKHGNKSASGKVGSADVLLNLGLNLNCSLEKVIKAVSEIGITFLFAPVWHKSLIKLAPLRKTLGIRTVFNQLGPLVNPLRPNAQVLGVASEDLLKPMGTALLKMGMNRAIVVHGSGGLDEASLQGENKLVFVENGDLRFSEINISDFNHENISNEKLVVSHPDSNEEILQSVLNGSGQKSHIDVVALNSALVLWAAGIEDDLNEGFNKALFSINQGEPWKKFLLLKNYLHSN